From the genome of Chiloscyllium plagiosum isolate BGI_BamShark_2017 chromosome 13, ASM401019v2, whole genome shotgun sequence:
cACGATTCTGGGTCCCATAGgggcactggagaaggtgcaaaaaggATGGATAAAGATTAAATGtatcatctcagtcctgatgTAATTAGGAAAAGCTGAATAGATTAGGAGTCTGTATTTGAGAAGGGAGGGACGATGTGACAGATTTTTGAAAGTTATAAAAGGATAGATATGAAGAAAATGCTTCTACTGAGATTAAAATGAGGAACCATAAAAATGACACAGTCACTGATAATtcaatagggaattcagaagaaatttctgtGCCTGATGTGTGCGGAGAATCTGGAGCATGCCACCACAGGGTGTGGGTTGAGGTGAATAACACAGATCTGCCTCAGGGAAGCCTGATTAAACCCCTCAAGTGCCACATTGAAAGGATAAGGTGAAGGAAAGCAAGTGGATGCTCCTGTGAAATAGGTGCATTGGCATAGACCAGCTGGAGGGAACATCTGTCAATCACAGATttttcagcacagaaggaggccattcagcccctcagtatGTGAACATACTCTCTGAAGCAGCAATTCATCTTGTGACATGACAACCCCTCCGTCCCCCTTTCACTTGGTAACCCTGGACAAGCAATAATCCATTTCCCTGTTCAGTGTCTACTTTGAGGCTGCATCCATCACACGCATGGGAGGTTTAGTACAGATCTTAACCATTTGCTGCTTGAATTTATTACTTTCCTTTCAAAGGGGTGCTACACCTTTACACTAGCGTCCTTTGACAATATTGTGTGGTCACCTTCACTGACCCACCCAATACTGCTCCTGGCTTGATCTGTGTGAGCTGTACTTTATGGCAAATCAGACCCAATGCTGCTTTGGAAATCAACTTCTTTTCAGCACCCAATATTGTAAGAGTTGAAGTAATTCTGTATAATCATTGATTCCAGATAAAGGTTGTTTCTTGTTGTGGTTTCTACTGCCTGAAGGGAAACTGGTCGCAAGCAAGATTTCTTGGCCAATGGAAGGAGATGTTGACTGTGAGAGCACAATTGGGGTCAAGGGTTGCATTCTCTACACTTATCGCTTACAGCCTGTTCCTTCTGTTGATTTCACAGGAAGGATTGCAGAAGAGTTTTAAAAGCAGCTAGAATACCCTACCAGATAGAGCAGTTGAGTCGAATTGTTCAGTTAAAATGCTGATAGGCTGCTTATGATACTGTTCCTCACAGACCAGTGCAATAAAGAATTCAGTACTGTGTGTCTGTACTTAATATTCTATACCCATTTCTGCATTCTTTGACTTTATACCAAATTTTAGACATCCGAAAGTGGTCTACCTTTGAAAACAGATAAGCTGTTGAGGTGGCACTGTCTCAGAATAAAACAGACCCACCGTCATTGTGAGGAAGGTTTATTCTGCTTAAGTTGAGCAAAGCAACCGACCAAAGTGGAATAAAGTACCTTGCTGGTTATTTGAGAAGCGAAGACAAGTTAGGTTGACGGGAAGTAGCAAATCCAGTCGGAGCTATTGTCCTCAGCATCTGGTGGGAAGTCCAACAGGTGAAGGTTTAATATTAAATCTCATCTTGCCAACTATGTTTATTTGGCACGATAGGCTGAAGAAATGTTAACACCATTGATGGGAGGTGTTCCGTCCACATCATAGGAATGTTACTGTACCATCTCTAGGCTAAACAGGCTCATCCAGGGCAGGTGATGCGCTGACCACAGGAATGGTTCTCTGTTCAACCCTGTCAGAAGCAAATATGGGTAACTGAGGGAGCAGAGGATGGAgttgggagggagggggggggacaGACACCAGTTTGGGGTGGGCAATGAGACTTTTGGATGTTCCTGCTGGGGAGGGGAAGTGTGGGGAGATGGGTGTGGTATTTGGAGGATGGGAGTTAAGCCAGTGTGTTCTTTTATTTGGGGAAGGGTGGTGGGTGAGATAGGGCAGATATGAGGAGCAATGGTGGCAGCAACAGCACAGCCCAAGACAGCTGTGTGGGAGGAAGAGGAGTGGGTCTGAGGCCCCTACCCCATCCTGCTCCACAAAACAAGGTCAGAAAACTTTGGCTGAAATACAACTCGCTTGCATGTGAATTCCATTGAGGCCAGCACAACGTGAGGTGATCTAAGGCCCTTAGCTTGGGCCTAGTCCTCACCCACTTTGCTGCTCCACTGTTGAGGAGCCAGACTCAGGAAATTCCTCCTTTAAGTCTGTGCtcaaaacctacctctgataaaGTCACCTGCCTTGCATCTCTTTgaagaaaacacagaaaatgttccTCAGCACAGGCAGAAACAGATTTAAGATTTCAGATCAATTACCTTTCATCAAAATCTGTAACAGTTAGAGATATAACTGGTTTGAAGCAAGTACAAAGGCACAGGAAGATGGAGAACAGAAAAGAACACTGAAGATCAGAGGTAGAGTGGAAGACTCGATtagatccctacagtatggaaacagacccttcggcccaacaggtccatactgactttccaaagagtatcctacccagacccattcccctcccctatgtttacccctgacttggcaacttagcatggccaattcacctgacctgcacatctttggattatgggagaaactggggtaaacccatgcagacgtggggagaatctgcaaactccacacagacagtcacccagagctggaatcaaacacaggtccctggtgctgtgaggcagcagtgctaaccactgaaccgctGTGCTGCCCCAATATTAAATGACAATATGGGGCCTCGATATGGAAGTTCTTCCCCATGATACAGTGAACTGCTTTGGGGTATTTAAATGCAGCAaagcaattaatggtagggccctgagtagtgtcatcaaacagagagatctaagggttcaggtacctagttctttgaaatttgcttcacaTTTAGCAGGTTGGTGAAGGaggcgtttagcacacttgccttcattgctcagtcctttgagaataggagttgcaATGGCaaggtgaggcctcttctgaagtagagtgtccagttctggtcaccctgttataggaaggataattattaaactggaggggttcagaaaagatttaccataaTGCTTCtagaaatggaaggtttgagttatcaggagaggctgggaGGTTTTTCAttggaacgtaggaggttgaggggtgaccttacagaggcttataaagtcatgaggggcatagacaaggtgaatggcaaaggtcttttccctgaggacTTCAAAGCCGGGGGGGGACATTTTTAAGGTGCACATTGCGGTTAGGTGCCGTTGGCAAACACTCCCCACAGCGTGACCGTGCACAGCCAAGGAGAGAACACGAGAGTGGTGCAGCCCAGAGACCACGTTACCTTCACCAGCAACTTCCTCACAATGATGCTAACCAGCTTCAGGCAGGTGGTTCCGGTTGGGGCTTGAGGGGACAGGCCAGACCAGAGTCCAgctgttgagtacaggagttgggacgtcatgttgtgacCATACAggacacttgaagtattgtgcgcaattctgatcttccttcTATCAGAAAGgctgttgtgaaacctgaaagggttcagaaaagattcagaaaagaatgttgtcagggttggaggatttgagctattgggagaggttgaacaggctggggctgttttccctggagcatcgtaggctgaggggtgaccttatagaggtttgtaaattcatgaggggcatggatagggtaaatagacaaagtcttttccctcgtttggaggagtccagaactagagggcatagatttagggtgaaatgggaaagatatgaaagggacctaaggggcaacattttcatgcagacggtggtacgtgtatggaatgagctgccagaggacatggtggacactggtacaattacagtatttaagaggcatttggatggtttaatgaataggaagggtttagagggatacaggccaagtactggcaaacgggactagattggatgaggatatctggttggcatggacgagttggaccgaagggtctgtttctgtgctgtacatctctatgactctatgagaggagaaagattttaaaaagacatgagaggcaacttttttgcacagggagtggttagtgtgtggaatgaacttccagaggaagtggtggatgtggggtacagtttaaaagacatttagataaatacatgaataggaaagtttcggagggatatgggccaagcgcaggcagtgggactagtttagtttaggaacatggtcaACATGTcatagttgggccgaagggtcattacccatgctggatgactctaactttataaatgtaatttgtttttgtatcactGCATACTTGTCTCCTCCAGAAAGCAGTAATGTATAGTCATTGTGAATCCCTTCCTCATTTCTCAGTCCCCTCGCATCATGCTTAACGTTATCCTGTTAATAATCTGGATGGATATtgcaattcaattttaaaattttgtaaatGGCAGGACATTGTAAAAATGTACTTCAAACAGATAATCTGCTCTGGGAGACagcaaattaaaaaataaaacccaCTCGAATTATTCTTAATCAAGCTGTTTGGATATATCATGACTTACCTcaggggcaggtgggacttgaacccaggcattCTGCTCGTTATAGATAGATGAATTTACAGTTGAGTATTAGTTTTTATTCACCGCTGGGTGTAAGCACTAGTTGATCATTGACCAGCATTTGCCTGGTTCTGCTTTGAACACGTGTACTTATCCGTCATTGTCCTTGAGTTCATGTTGaatgtacacactgctgtgagaTTTTTGTTTGAGAAAAGCGACGAGGTGTTTGGAACCACAAGGACTCCGGTCTTGAGTTAAACCATGGCTGGACTCAACGTCTCCTTTGGGTACTTCTTTGCTGTGGTGGCTTTCTGCGAGGTGATCAGGAGGACTTCCAAAAAGCTTTTGCCGTTTTGGTTCTACTCCAATGTTCTGCTCGAGCTCCTGGCTTGCCTGCAGCAAGCTGCCTGCTGGTTTGAGCTCCGGATGCTGGTGATCAtagggccatggggcggtgggttTGGAATGGATGTGGTTATGACCCTGCTGTTCCTCCTCACCTCGGTCCACGAGGCCACGTGTGACAGAGCTGAGGCCAACCCCCTGGTCACAGCGCAGGGATTCCTCCGCTCCAACAGTCTTGCAGTGACCAGCATTGTGAAGATCTTGGCCCAGTTTGCAGGGATGCAGTTAGCCAGCGCCGGGGTGAAAAGGTACTGGTCCTGGGAGCTGACAGATTTCCACCTGATTCAGAACATGATGGCGAGGGACTGCAGCTCAGCTATCGAGACATCGGTCAGCCAAGGAGCTTGTGTTGAAGCTGCTTGTGCCTTCCTTTTCCACCTGGTGCTGATGAAGTTCGAAGGAGCAGCTCTCGGATACaggatcctctctaaggctctgaCCATCACTGCTCTAGTGCACGTAGGTAGGTCTCCACTCCATGAGTCATCTTGAGAGCTTCTGAAAGCAACCTCGTGCTTGATCTCCCATCGCTGTAGGAGGCTGCAGATTGGGAAGGGATGTTTCTGGGGAGGGGGAAAGACAGGCTGTGTTGCCGTATGGCTCATCACAATGATATTGTCCTGATATAATTATCATACTGTCATCGATCCTGTGAATGGGCAGAGTAGTGGgacaggcagcatcggaggagctggaaaatcatcattcctggtgaagggctccggcccgaaacattgattttcctgttcctcgatgctgcctgacctgctgtgcttttccagcaacacactgttttaactctgacctccagcattagcagacctcactgtctccagacTGGTGGGACCGGTGAGTGAGATCTAGGAAGACTGGAGTAAGACATGGCCAGTTGTTATTTCAGTGGATTAGAGGAGAGTAAGCAGAAGAAACTGAACTAACAGGTGTCGATGGGGCAGTAGGACCCTGTGCTCCTGGGACAAGGGTGCAGCAAGGGGAAGGTAAAACAGGGTGAAGTGGCTGTGACAGAAAAGTGAGTCTGATGGGCGAGAAATGATCCTAACATTGATACTTTGCCTACTCCCTGCCAACTCAAGGTTCATTCCTGCTGCCATTGAAGCACAAGTTTTTCTCACTACTCCAGTTACAGTGAATTCATGAGTCTATCATAgacatttttaattaacctgctcAGCTGTGTTCTGCCATAGCTTTTCGAGtcggtgggacttgaagccagcctgctggctcagaggtaaggacactagaATCCTTGTGTCTACTATAAACTTAGTATAAGTCATTTGTTGTCACAGTATAgtgcagctttttttaaaaacaaagcaagAGACAAAGATTGAGTGCATAGACATTGATATTCAAAGCCACTGTTTTAATTTTCACAGGAAAATGGACAGTTGCATAATTGTTGCaataatataataaaaaaaacttgacacTGCTCCTATTAATCAGTTGTGTTGGTAATAATACATGGCATAATGTGGCATATCAGTTGATGTGTTGCATCTGTAGTAGGTGGGAGCTGTTGGACAGTGCCATCCACAGCAACCACATCAGCAGTGACTGTCTTCAGCTCAAAGCACTTCAACTTAGAACCAACAAGCTTAAGTCTGAGCTTCAGACACTGCAATGGAGGGTGAAGGTTCTCAGGGCAATTTGTCCCAGGAGACAGCCACACCCCTGAGGCTAGGTGGTCAAGGACAGGAAGTTGTGAAAGTGGATGTATTAAGGTAGCACGAGAGGAGTTGTAGGCCACACAATTTTCCAACAGATTGGAGGTTCTTGTAAATTGTGGGGATGGAAACAGGAatttggggcggcacgatggctcagtggttagcacagctgcctcacatcaccagggagccgggttcgaatccagcctcgggcgactgtctgcgtggagtctgcacattctcccagtgtctgtgtgggtgtgctccggtttcctcgcacaatccaaagatgtgcaggttgggtaaattggccatgctaaattgcccatagtgttcaggggtgcataggttaggtgcattagtcagggataagggttactcttcagagggttgttgtggacttgttggctgaagggcctgattccgcactgtaggggttctatgaaacAAGGATTGCAGTGAGtctgagcaaactgaccatgttGCAGAGAGATATTTGGGGGGGGAGATGAGGGGCAGAGGTTGGCAGTTGTAGGAGAGGACAATATGATTGGGAGGTTAAATACTATTTTCACTCAAGAGCACAAGTCCTGAGGGCTT
Proteins encoded in this window:
- the aqp12 gene encoding aquaporin 12, which codes for MAGLNVSFGYFFAVVAFCEVIRRTSKKLLPFWFYSNVLLELLACLQQAACWFELRMLVIIGPWGGGFGMDVVMTLLFLLTSVHEATCDRAEANPLVTAQGFLRSNSLAVTSIVKILAQFAGMQLASAGVKRYWSWELTDFHLIQNMMARDCSSAIETSVSQGACVEAACAFLFHLVLMKFEGAALGYRILSKALTITALVHVAGPYTTGLFNPALAFSTTFHCSGNTLSEYMVVYWLSPFIATILAIFLFSGNIPRLFCKNLLYTQRTKYRIPKGNSAQDQDENKSVSSQGKETLGRGAQR